From a single Sander vitreus isolate 19-12246 chromosome 2, sanVit1, whole genome shotgun sequence genomic region:
- the pex6 gene encoding LOW QUALITY PROTEIN: peroxisomal ATPase PEX6 (The sequence of the model RefSeq protein was modified relative to this genomic sequence to represent the inferred CDS: deleted 2 bases in 1 codon), translated as MAVMTRRRPETRKKKKKKKSRRSKMAQVQAELCCLESFPSHLSPLDVLILKSHSDIVFQNDTDPPTVLFTPQPPQGTTSPGILLRVHHPTEAETAGCGGAPSGGMVRLFASRFLLRHHGLQRLGSTGTVRALEPVPLDRVVLGARSRQSLRWAGAERFTSGLLELCRPGQWLLARRGDPLLLPRHPLLGEDPGQAELLVLDCSPVTQGRITADTALLLTDCWDPADAAGGAAAPQPPLRLGVDAALPPLCVSDFAHYADGLGGGRSLLDNRRLLDSGFSGVLQALEGRVEVRVVDVRRWLGVGGHRGSVDPDSCVFVSKQLLLRLGLFNHEWVKVSRPGAASRPELQSEARGAVCRQRLASVVVVDSTQSADLQNQDEVGFISAALWFNMTDGDVMPVNGCTLRIKRWRAAPLPAPAAHRSDSFCRSASPPYASELHVQLVASPLYSSLGCYDNLLSEHFSTPRLVAQGDVLSVPAANHPDLLQNNSEGIPRCPVLFFRVQKVCSSAEREEGQEEEAYLADRLHTSLYMTASTVSSPVPCCLSEDGASLWSALSPPGLVRTVELLCSIILPHLQHSSGLSGCTVLLHGPAGSGKVTAVSAASRRLNLHLLKVDSVSVCADTPAASEVKLSGVFQRAAALQPCVLLLRNLQLLLRPRGGHGEEDGRVQAALCQLLHSAPSSVVVVATVCRPRELSAGVAAAFVHQVAFESPTEEQRRSVLLSLSRELPLGRDVDMERLSKLTAGFVLGDLRALMVEAGRAARRRLIHTCVGWREEDLCSSGVTVLNQDFLSALETLQDAQSAAIGAPKIPAVRWEDVGGLQQVKKEILDTVQLPLQRPELLSLGLNRTGVLLYGPPGTGKTLLAKAVATECSMTFLSVKGPELINMYVGQSEENIREVFCRARSAAPCVVFFDELDSLAPSRGRSGDSGGVMDRVVSQLLAELDALHSAAGVFVIGATNRPDLLDQSLLRPGRFDKLVYVGINEDRESQLQVLQAILRKFQVDSAVDLQRVLERCPDHMTGADLYALCSDAMTAAIKRKISLIDGGLDSEDSPVLVSVEDFSSALENFKPSVSSEELLRYTNIQQKLSAK; from the exons ATGGCGGTGATGACGCGGCGCCGGCCTGAAaccaggaagaagaagaagaagaagaagagt cGCAGGTCCAAGATGGCGCAGGTGCAGGCGGAGTTGTGTTGTTTGGAAAGTTTCCCCTCGCACTTGAGTCCTCTGGATGTCTTAATATTAAAGTCTCACTCAGATATAGTTTTCCAGAATGACACGGACCCACCGACCGTGCTCTTCACCCCGCAGCCGCCTCAGGGAACCACGAGCCCGGGCATTTTGCTGCGCGTTCACCACCCGACCGAGGCTGAGACTGCGGGCTGCGGAGGAGCGCCGTCCGGGGGCATGGTGCGGCTGTTTGCCAGCCGGTTCTTACTGCGGCACCACGGGCTCCAGAGGCTCGGCAGCACCGGCACAGTGCGGGCTCTGGAGCCGGTCCCGCTGGACCGAGTGGTGCTGGGAGCCCGCAGCAGGCAGAGCCTCCGCTGGGCCGGAGCGGAGCGGTTCACCAGCGGGCTGCTGGAGCTCTGCCGCCCGGGACAGTGGCTGCTGGCCCGGCGGGGAGACCCGCTGCTACTGCCCCGACACCCGCTGCTGGGAGAAGACCCGGGACAG GCGGAGCTGCTGGTGTTGGACTGCAGTCCTGTAACTCAGGGCCGGATCACGGCTGACACCGCTCTGCTTCTGACCGACTGCTGGGACCCAGCGGACGCGGCCGGCGGCGCCGCCGCCCCCCAGCCGCCTCTCAGACTGGGCGTGGACGCCGCCCTCCCGCCGCTGTGCGTGTCGGACTTCGCTCACTACGCCGACGGCCTGGGCGGCGGGCGCTCTCTGTTGGACAACCGGAGGCTGCTGGACTCGGGGTTCTCGGGCGTCCTGCAGGCTCTGGAGGGCCGCGTGGAAGTCCGCGTGGTGGACGTGCGGCGGTGGCTCGGGGTCGGAGGGCACCGCGGCAGCGTGGACCCTGACAGCTGCGTGTTTGTGAGCAAACAGCTGCTGCTCCGGCTCGGCCTGTTCAACCACGAGTGGGTGAAAGTGTCGCGGCCCGGCGCAGCCTCCAGACCGGAG CTCCAGAGTGAGGCTCGGGGGGCCGTCTGCAGACAGCGGCTGGCCTCGGTGGTCGTGGTGGATTCCACCCAGAGTGCAGACCTGCAGAACCAGGACGAAGTCGGCTTCATATCGGCGGCTCTGTGGTTCAACATGACCGACGGAGACGTGATGCCCGTGAACGGCTGCACGCTGAGGATCAAG AGGTGGCGAGCGGCTCCTCTGCCGGCGCCCGCCGCACATCGCTCGGACAGTTTCTGCCGCTCGGCGTCTCCGCCGTACGCCAGCGAGCTCCACGTCCAGCTGGTGGCGTCTCCGCTGTACAGCAGCCTTGGTTGCTACGACAACCTGCTGTCTGAGCACTTCAGCACGCCCAG ACTGGTTGCCCAGGGAGACGTCCTGTCGGTTCCAGCTGCAAACCATCCAGACCTGCTGCAGAACAACTCAGAGGGGATACCCAG GTGTCCAGTGCTGTTCTTCAGAGTGCAGAAGGTGTGTTCgtctgcagagagagaagagggacaggaggaggaggcttACCTGGCCGACAGACTGCACACCTCACTCTACAtg ACGGCGTCCACCGTTAGCAGCCCCGTCCCCTGCTGCCTCTCTGAGGACGGCGCGTCTCTGTGGAGCGCTCTGTCTCCTCCGGGCCTGGTCCGGACCGTGGAGCTGCTCTGCAGCATTATCCTGCCTCACCTGCAGCACAG CAGCGGTCTGTCCGGCTGCACCGTCCTCCTCCACGGCCCTGCAGGAAGTGGTAAAGTGACGGCGGTCAGCGCAGCGAGTCGCAGACTCAACCTCCACCTGCTCAAG gtggacagtgtgagtgtgtgtgcagacactCCTGCAGCCTCGGAGGTGAAGCTGAGCGGGGTGTTCCAGCGGGCCGCTGCCCTGCAGccctgcgtcctgctgctcaggAACCTGCAGCTCCTGCTGCGACCTCGCGGCGGCCATGGCGAGGAGGACGGCAGGGTCCAGGCGGCGCTCTGCCAGCTGCTCCACAGCGCCCCCAGCAG tgtggtggtggtggcgaCGGTCTGCAGGCCCCGGGAGCTGTCTGCAGGGGTCGCGGCGGCGTTTGTCCACCAGGTGGCGTTTGAGAGTCCCACCGAGGAGCAGCGGCGCTCCGTGCTGCTCAGCCTGAGCCGAGAGCTTCCCCTGGGGAGAGACGTGGACATGGAGAGGCTCTCCAAGCTCACCGCG GGCTTTGTGTTGGGTGATCTGAGAGCTCTGATGGTGGAGGCTGGTCGAGCTGCCCGCAGGAGGCTGATTCACACCTG tgtcGGCTGGCGGGAGGAGGATCTGTGCTCCAGTGGAGTGACCGTCCTGAACCAGGACTTCCTCTCGGCCCTGGAGACTCTGCAGGACGCTCAGTCGGCTGCCATTGGCGCCCCAAAG atcCCGGCAGTGCGCTGGGAGGACGTAGGCGGTCTGCAGCAGGTGAAGAAAGAGATCCTGGACACGGTGCAGCTTCCTCTGCAGCGGCCCGAGCTGCTGTCCCTGGGTCTGAACCGCACCGGCGTCCTGCTGTACGGGCCACCGGGGACCGGGAAAACGCTGCTGGCCAAAGCTGTGGCCACCGAGTGCTCCATGACCTTCCTCAG tgtcaaAGGTCCAGAGCTCATCAACATGTACGTGGGTCAGAGCGAGGAGAACATCAGAGAAG tgttCTGCAGAGCGCGCTCAGCAGCCCCGTGTGTGGTCTTCTTTGATGAGCTGGACTCTCTGGCTCCCAGCAGGGGGCGTAGCGGAGACTCTGGGGGGGTGATGGACAG AGTGGTGTCCCAGCTGCTGGCCGAGCTCGACGCTCTGCACTCGGCTGCCGGGGTGTTTGTGATCGGAGCCACCAACCGGCCAGACCTGCTGGACCAATCACTGCTGAGGCCTGGCAG GTTTGATAAGCTGGTGTATGTCGGGATCAACGAGGACCGGGAGTCCCAGCTGCAGGTTCTGCAGGCCATCCTCAGGAA GTTCCAGGTGGACTCTGCCGTGGACCTGCAGCGGGTGCTGGAGCGCTGCCCCGATCACATGACCGGCGCCGACCTGTACGCTCTGTGTTCAGACGCCATGACGGCCGCCATCAAGAGGAAGATCTCTCTCATCGATGGCG gtctgGACTCGGAGGACTCTCCTGTCCTTGTCTCCGTTGAGGATTTCTCTTCAGCGTTGGAAAACTTCAAGCCGTCCGTTTCATCCGAGGAGCTGCTGAGATACACAAACATTCAGCAGAAACTCAGTGCAAAGTAG